The window TATATTCGTGATGACGAAACGGTGTGGGTGATGGAAAATGACAGCTTGCGTATTCAGGATGTTGAGGTTCAGTTTCGTGATGCGCAGTACGCGTATATCCAAAATGGATTGTTAGGTGGTGATCAGGTTGTAACGACGAATCTTTCAACGGTTAGTGATGGCGCCCCATTGAGATTGGGGGATAAACCAAGTTCAGAAACTGAATCCTCTTCTGCATCAGAATGATTAATGGTATTTTCTAAACAGCAGTATAGATGAGTAAGTCTAATTTAAATACTTCGTCATCAAATGATGGTACCAGCCGTGGATTGATCGCTTATATGGCCGAAAATTCTATTGCGGCGAACTTGTTAATGCTCATTCTTATCGGAGGTGGTATATGGACGGCCTTTAACATTCAAAAAGAAGTATTTCCGGAATACCAGCTGGATATTGTTGAAGTGAGCGTTGTTTACCCGGGAGCTGCACCGGAAGAAGTTGAGCAGGGAATATTACGTCCGGTGGAAGAAGCCATTCGCGGGGTTCAGGGAATCAAAGAAGTGACCTCAACGGCCGATGAGGGATCGGGGAATGTATCCATAGAATTGGTGACTGGCGCCGAGCGGATGAAAGTATTTCAAGATATTGATCAGGCGGTGAACCGTATCCGTACCTTCCCTGATGACATTGAAGAGCCTGAAGTTCAGTTACAGTCGAATCAGCGTGAGGTCATGACCATCGGTTTGTATGGAGATTCCGATATCTGGACACTTCGTAAACTGGCCGAGAATATGCGGGATCGGCTCTTAAGCAAAGAAAATATTACGCAGGTCGAAATTGGCAATGTGCCCGATTACATCACTCATGTAGAGATTCCACGTAATACGCTGCGCGAATATAATTTGACGTTGGCTGATGTAGCCAATGTGATACGTCAGTCCAGTGAAGATATTCCAGCTGGAGCCGTAGAAACCAACTCAGGAGAAATCTTGCTTCGGATGCAAGAGCGAAAACAATGGGCCGAAGAATATGGCAACATTGAAGTAGTAACATCAGATATCGGAACCAATGTAACACTGGGTGATATTGCAGAAATTACCGATGGGTTTGAGGAGATTGGTTTCTATGGGGAATTCAATCAACAGCCAACGGTCGATCTTCAGATCTATCGTATCGGTAATCAGTCACCGCTCGAGATTGCTGAAACTGTTGAAAATGAACTGGAGATCGCCCAATCAGAATTTCCGCCCGGTGTGCAATATCGTATTGACAGTAATAGTGCCGAGGACTATCGCGAACGTCTCTCACTATTGTTGAAAAACGGAGGGCTGGCTATCCTGATTGTACTGTTTATTTTGGCACTATTCCTGGAATATCGTCTTGCTTTTTGGGTGATGATGGGGATGACAATATCATTTGTAGGTGGATTGTTATTCCTCCCATTGTTGGGATTGAGCATTAATATGATTTCCATGTTTGGATTCCTGGTGGTACTGGGAATTGTGGTGGATGATGCCATTGTGGTGGGAGAGAATGTCTATGAATATCGTCAACAGGGCATGAGCTTTTTGGATGCGGCCATCAAAGGAGCGCGGGAGATGGGGAAACCGGTGACTTTTGCAATTCTTACCAATGTTATTGCCTTTTTTCCACTGATGTTTATGCCGGGAACAACGGGTAAGTACTGGTGGCCGCTCCCCGCTGTAGTTATTGTAGTGTTATTGGTATCACTGGTTGAAGCACTATTTATACTGCCCGCCCACCTTGCACACAGTTCTAAAAAAGAGAGTCGGTTTGCCCTTGGTCAAAAAATGCATAAATGGCAGCAATCATTTGCTGAAAAATTTAACCGCTTTGTCGATACCTATTATCGAGGCTTTTTAGATTTATGTTTGAAATATCGGTATATCACGCTTAGCACCGCAGTTGCATTGTTGATTGTCGTGGGTGGATACGGGTATAGCGACCATATGGGAATGATCATGATGCCTGAAGTAGCTGCTGATGAGATTGAATCGGGAGTATCATTGCCGGTGGGAACGACGACTATGCAGGCAGCAAAAGTGGCCAAAGAAATTACTAATTCGACACAGCGGATGTTTGAAGAACATAATTTATATGAAGTGGCCGAAGGGGTCAAGACCAATGTACGGGGACAAAATTTTATCGATGTCGAAATTGTGATGAAGCCGCCCAACCAACGTGATATGTCGTCGCAGGAAGTTATTGAGTTATGGCGCGAGGAGATTGGTGATATCGAAGGGGTGGATCAGATTACGTTTGAGGCTGAACGTGGACCCGGAGGATATTTGCCCGATATCAGTGTAGACTTGAGTCACTCGGATATTTCGGTGCTGGAAAATGCAAGCCAAGCGTTTGTAGAACGCGTTGAACGCTATGAGGCCTCCCGAGATGTAAATGACAACTACAATCGCGGCAAAGCACAATATGATTTTAAATTATTGCCCGAGGGAAGACGCTTAGGACTTACATCAGATGATATAGGGCAACAACTGCGGAATGCGTTTTACGGTTCGCTTGCGATGCGTCAGTTGAGAGGTACGAACGAAATTGAAGTACGTGTCAAGCTCCCCCTTGAGCAGCGGCGCGATATCCATAGCTTAGAAGATTTTGTGATTCAGACGCCTTCCGGGGCCGAAGTGCCATTGATGGATGTCGCTGAATTTGAGAAGGGTGAAGCTTTTACAACTATTAACCGTCGCAATGGACGTCGCGTGGTATCGGTAAGTATGGATGCCGAACCTGCTAATGCGGTATCACGGGTATTGGAATCACTACAGACAGAAACACTTCCCGAGTTACGTGAAGATTTTCCTGGTATCACATGGACGTTTGAAGGGAGTCAGGCCGAAATGCGCGAATCTACCCAAGCGCTGTGGGGTACGTTTGCTTTGGCTTTAATTGTGATTTATGCCTTGCTGGCGGTAGCCTTTGGAAGTTATATGCAGCCTATTATTGTGATGGGGGCTATCCCTTTTGGGATTGTTGGAGCCGTAATTGGACACATCGTGTTGGGATATGACCTCTCGTTAGTAAGTTTGATGGGGGTTATTGCCCTGTCGGGCGTTGTACTTAACGACTCTCTCATTATGATTGATCTGGCTAATCGAAAACGAAAAGAAGATGGGGTATCCGTTTATGATGCAATTCATGAAGCAGGTTTACGGCGTTTTCGTCCCATTACGCTAACTACATTAACGACTTTTGGCGGACTGACCCCAATGATTTTAGAGACTTCACGTCAGGCTGCAAACTTAATACCCATGGCGATATCACTTGGCTTTGGGATTGTATTCGCCACTTCTATTATTCTGGTAATTGTACCTTGTCTGTATTTAATCCTTGAGGATACAATTACTGGATTCAATTCATTTGCTTCTGCAGAGAGATAGGAAGGTGATGAAGTAACAAAGTGTACCTCATACCGTAGCTCCACTGCGGTAGAAACTCTACTTGTTTAATCTATTTAGTTAGCAGAGGATTGTTTTATGCTACCGCCTTGTTAATGATTGCGATAGGGTTTAAAATGCTGGTAAAATCTTTATCAAAATTACATTGTAGAAGTAATACATAATCCCTTATATTTGGAATCTCGAAAAATTGGTACCTTAGCTTAACAGTTAGAAAGGCTATCCGCTGAGGTAATCAATATGTAGATGTTTGCCCGAGTGGCGGAATTGGTAGACGCGTTGGACTTAAAATCCAATTGGTATCTAAATACCAGTGCCGGTTCGAGTCCGGCCTCGGGTACTCAAAACAATAAGTCAGTTTTAAGGTGATTTATTTCATCATGATTTAAATCTGATGAAGTAAACTGCTGAAGTGTTTAGTAACTGACAAATAATCTGTTTATTTGTCGGGTATAGGCATTGGGCCCGTAGCTCAGTTGGTCAGAGCAGTCGACTCATAATCGATTGGTCGCAGGTTCAAGTCCTGCCGGGCCCACATTTTCTCACCTTTTCATGGGATGCCGCTGGAAATTCTTTGATTGTCATGTGACGAATCATGTATGTAATTCATGATTAGTCATCTCGAAAGTTGACACCAGCCCCATTTTTTTTCTCTTCTTACATGTTAATAGGTATTTGGGGCATCCCTATAAAAAGCCCACGTTATGGAACGTGTTATATACTGAAAAAATGATCTGCTACCTTCACCTTTTTATTTCTGTCAAAAGGTGAAATAGAGCCAATCTACGTATCATGATTTAGAGATGTTCAAATAACTTCTTCATAACAGTGCCTTAATACTGCCATAAAGATAAAGTGTAGGTCATCAACTATATTTAGCCACTTATAAATAAAGGGTTGTTATTGCATTTAGCCTCCCAGTTGGTCATTTCTCATGAAAAGAATGCAATGACGCTGTTAATTCGTCACTTCCTGTAACCAGTTTGAAAAATATTTTCGCATAATTAAGGGGTATTTATGAACCTATTAAAGTATATAGTATTAATTGCACTTGTAACTATTATCAGTTGTAATGAGTCTAAACAAGACAAAACACTTGAATTGATTGGGCATCGAGAGGCAACGGGATTAGCACCGGAGAATACTATTCCCGGATTTAAGATAGCACTGGGATACGATGTGGATGCCATTGAGCTTGATGTGGTAATTATCGGTGACAAACAAGTACTTGTCTCTCATGAGCCGTGGTTTCGTCATGATATTTGTCTGACGCCAAAGGGAGATTCTATTTCTGTTGACTCTCAAAAAGAGCACTTGGTTTATGACATGGATTATGAGCAGATTGTCGAATATGATTGTGGTTCTATACAAAGGGAAGGATATCCCGGGCAGGAGAATCAACCGCTGACAAAGCCACTATTGACAGAGGTTATCCGCGAAGTAGAAGACTATATTAAAGAAAACGATCTTGAACGGGTTGGGTACAAGATTGAAATAAAAAGTAAACCAGGTTGGTATGAGGGTAATAATATACAGCCTGTCCCGGAGCAGGCTGCAGAAATGGTGCATAAAGTATTGGTTGAAGAAGGAGTTATTAATCGGGTTAATATTTTTGCGTTCAATCCCCGAGTGCTGAACAGATTTGAAGAAATAAATTCTTCTATCCCAAGAGTTTTCCTGATTCCCGAGTCTAAAAGTAATTTTGATGCAAACTTAGCCGAACTAAATAGTTTGCCTGATGTATATGCGCCGAACTATACCCTTGTCAATTCGACCCTCGTAGAGCAAGTACACGAAAAGGGGATGACACTCATTCCATGGACGGTAAATAGATACGAAGATATGGTTAAGCTTGTAGGTGTTGGCGTGGATGGCATTATTTCAGACTATCCGAACTATTTTGAGAAACTAAGAGCAGAGTAATTACTGAAGGTTTTGTAATTACACTTTCATCCTTTTTAAATCCCAAAAAACAACATTATGTCTGAATCCAAGAATAAAAATATATCACGTCGCGATTTTTTAAAGGCTGGGGCGCTGTCCAGTTTGGCTTTGGGGCCATTATTGCTTGGGGGATGCGATTCTGATGGCGAACAGTCATTTAAAGGACGCGGTAAAGCGAAAAACGTAATTTTTATGGTTTCTGATGGAATGAGTGCCGGAACCTTTAATATGGCTGATCTTATCAAGAGACGGAAATATGGGAACGGTAGTCATTGGGTTGATCTATATAATTCTGATAGGAGATTTCATCGGGGGATAATGGATATGGCCTCCCTGAATTCACCCATTACGGGGTCCGCAGCGGCCGCTTCTTCGTGGGGATGTGGGCATCGCGTTAATAACCTATCTGTAAATATGGGGCCTAATGGCGAAGAGTATACCCCCATTAATCAGATTTTTAAAGATGCTGGTAAAAAGACAGGACTGGTAACTACTACGAGAATTACGCACGCCACTCCTGCGGGGTTTTCTGTAAATATTGATCATCGTAATAAAGAAGATGAGATTGCATTAAGGTATCTGCAGCGCGAATATGATGTAATGTTAGGCGGGGGTGCTCGTCATTTTGAGGCCGCCAGTCGTGATGATGATAAAAATCTAATTTCAAAATTTGCCGACAAAAACTACCAGATAGTCCAAACCAGACAAGAGCTTACCCAGGCTTCGGCGAATAAACGGCTTTTGGGTCTTTTTTATGATAGTCATCTACCCTACAGTATTGATCGTCAGACCATAGACGAACACCAACAGAACATTCCAACTATTGCTGAGATGACCCAGACAGCTTTAAAACATCTCGAAAATCAAGATGGGTTCATATTGCAGGTTGAAGGTGGGCGGGTTGATCACGGAGCTCACGCTAATGATGCTTCAGGCATGCTTTATGATCAAGTTGCGTTTGATGATGCCATAAAAGTGGCACTCGATTTTGTTGATCAACGTGATGATACGCTGCTTATAATTACTACAGATCATGGAAATGCCAATCCTGCCCTTAATGCCGCCGGTGAAGGTTATAATGATTCTGCTCCTTTTTTCGATCGGCTTCAGGAATTCCGTCATTCTAATACTTGGATACTTTCTGAACTCGACAGCCATAGTACTGTTTCAGAGATTCGGGAAAGAGTAGAGTATGCCACTCGGCTTGGCATCGGTAAGGATGAAGCACAAGCGTTAAGAAAAGCTCTAAATGGTAATCTGGATACTATTTACGACATAAAAAGCAATCCTTCGAGCGTATTGGGATCAATTTTAGCAAATTACACCAGCGTTAGTTTTACAAGTGGTGGTCATACCAGTGACTTTGTAGAACTTGCAGCTCTGGGTCCGGGCATTGAAAACTTAGATTACTTTACACGTAATACCGAGCTTTTTGATCTAATGGTAAATGTGGCTGGATTGAATGAAAATATGGTTCTGGCCAGTCAATAGACTCAGATCGAGCACGGGATATCTGGGAAGGTTGGACCAAAGATTCCTATCTGTACAATGGTTTCCCCATCAAACCAAGATTAGCTGTATTGATAACGACACACAAGCTTGAGTAGGTAATAGTTTCATAACAGTAAGTTTCAAGTATAGTCAAAGCTGAAAACTATTATCTACAACCAATAAAACGGAAGGCAAAAAGTCTTAGTCAAAATAAAAAAAGCTAATCTTTTAGGAATGATGAAGCGGAATACAATGAATAAAATATGCGCAAGATTTAGAAAACCAGCTATAGGGTTAATTGTAATGTTAATTGGATTTACCTCTCAGATATATGGACAAGAGGTTAGCGGGATAGTAACTGATGAAACGGATTCGCTACTTCCTGGAGTCAATATCATGGTAAAAGGAACAGGTGTTGGTACATCAAGTGATACAGAAGGGGTATACAGTTTAGCGGTTCCAAGTATGCAAGATACTCTGGTATTCTCATTTATTGGCTATAAGACCCAGGAAGTACCAATTGATGGGAGGTCAGAAATCGATGTGCAAATGCAATTAGAAACCGTGACCGGAGAAGAAGTTGTGGTTGTTGGGTATGGCACCCAACGGAAGGAAAATATTGTTGGAGCCGTTGGTGAAGCTGAGGTTAAAGATATTTCAACTCGTCCATCTGCAGACATAGCAAGTTCTCTGCAGGGTGCTGTACCTGGTTTAAATGTTAGATCATCATCCGGTGGTGATCCATCTGAGACTCCAGAGATTAATATTCGTGGCTTTAACTCGATTAACGGCGGAGATCCTCTTGTTTTGGTTGACGGAATAAAGGAAGACCTTGCGAATGTTAATCCCAATGATATTGAAAGTGTAACTGTCTTAAAAGATGCACAGGCAGCAGCTATTTACGGGGCCCGGGGTTCCTTTGGGGTAGTATTGGTAACTACGAAGACAGGTAGAAAAGGGGAGTTTGAAGTTGAATATTCCAATAATGTAGGTTTTACAACAAATACTGCTCGTACCGATTTTGTGACTGATCCCTACACATATGCTCAATGGGCAGATGGGGCCATTGGTTCTTATCACAGTGGTTGTTATGT of the Fodinibius sp. Rm-B-1B1-1 genome contains:
- a CDS encoding efflux RND transporter permease subunit; the protein is MSKSNLNTSSSNDGTSRGLIAYMAENSIAANLLMLILIGGGIWTAFNIQKEVFPEYQLDIVEVSVVYPGAAPEEVEQGILRPVEEAIRGVQGIKEVTSTADEGSGNVSIELVTGAERMKVFQDIDQAVNRIRTFPDDIEEPEVQLQSNQREVMTIGLYGDSDIWTLRKLAENMRDRLLSKENITQVEIGNVPDYITHVEIPRNTLREYNLTLADVANVIRQSSEDIPAGAVETNSGEILLRMQERKQWAEEYGNIEVVTSDIGTNVTLGDIAEITDGFEEIGFYGEFNQQPTVDLQIYRIGNQSPLEIAETVENELEIAQSEFPPGVQYRIDSNSAEDYRERLSLLLKNGGLAILIVLFILALFLEYRLAFWVMMGMTISFVGGLLFLPLLGLSINMISMFGFLVVLGIVVDDAIVVGENVYEYRQQGMSFLDAAIKGAREMGKPVTFAILTNVIAFFPLMFMPGTTGKYWWPLPAVVIVVLLVSLVEALFILPAHLAHSSKKESRFALGQKMHKWQQSFAEKFNRFVDTYYRGFLDLCLKYRYITLSTAVALLIVVGGYGYSDHMGMIMMPEVAADEIESGVSLPVGTTTMQAAKVAKEITNSTQRMFEEHNLYEVAEGVKTNVRGQNFIDVEIVMKPPNQRDMSSQEVIELWREEIGDIEGVDQITFEAERGPGGYLPDISVDLSHSDISVLENASQAFVERVERYEASRDVNDNYNRGKAQYDFKLLPEGRRLGLTSDDIGQQLRNAFYGSLAMRQLRGTNEIEVRVKLPLEQRRDIHSLEDFVIQTPSGAEVPLMDVAEFEKGEAFTTINRRNGRRVVSVSMDAEPANAVSRVLESLQTETLPELREDFPGITWTFEGSQAEMRESTQALWGTFALALIVIYALLAVAFGSYMQPIIVMGAIPFGIVGAVIGHIVLGYDLSLVSLMGVIALSGVVLNDSLIMIDLANRKRKEDGVSVYDAIHEAGLRRFRPITLTTLTTFGGLTPMILETSRQAANLIPMAISLGFGIVFATSIILVIVPCLYLILEDTITGFNSFASAER
- a CDS encoding glycerophosphodiester phosphodiesterase family protein, which codes for MNLLKYIVLIALVTIISCNESKQDKTLELIGHREATGLAPENTIPGFKIALGYDVDAIELDVVIIGDKQVLVSHEPWFRHDICLTPKGDSISVDSQKEHLVYDMDYEQIVEYDCGSIQREGYPGQENQPLTKPLLTEVIREVEDYIKENDLERVGYKIEIKSKPGWYEGNNIQPVPEQAAEMVHKVLVEEGVINRVNIFAFNPRVLNRFEEINSSIPRVFLIPESKSNFDANLAELNSLPDVYAPNYTLVNSTLVEQVHEKGMTLIPWTVNRYEDMVKLVGVGVDGIISDYPNYFEKLRAE
- a CDS encoding alkaline phosphatase, translating into MSESKNKNISRRDFLKAGALSSLALGPLLLGGCDSDGEQSFKGRGKAKNVIFMVSDGMSAGTFNMADLIKRRKYGNGSHWVDLYNSDRRFHRGIMDMASLNSPITGSAAAASSWGCGHRVNNLSVNMGPNGEEYTPINQIFKDAGKKTGLVTTTRITHATPAGFSVNIDHRNKEDEIALRYLQREYDVMLGGGARHFEAASRDDDKNLISKFADKNYQIVQTRQELTQASANKRLLGLFYDSHLPYSIDRQTIDEHQQNIPTIAEMTQTALKHLENQDGFILQVEGGRVDHGAHANDASGMLYDQVAFDDAIKVALDFVDQRDDTLLIITTDHGNANPALNAAGEGYNDSAPFFDRLQEFRHSNTWILSELDSHSTVSEIRERVEYATRLGIGKDEAQALRKALNGNLDTIYDIKSNPSSVLGSILANYTSVSFTSGGHTSDFVELAALGPGIENLDYFTRNTELFDLMVNVAGLNENMVLASQ